Proteins found in one Labeo rohita strain BAU-BD-2019 chromosome 11, IGBB_LRoh.1.0, whole genome shotgun sequence genomic segment:
- the myh7ba gene encoding myosin, heavy chain 7B, cardiac muscle, beta a isoform X2 has translation MSRLLDMKEFGEAAPFLRKSDLEILAAQTVAFDGKKRAWIPDEKDAYIEVEIREIDGDKVIVETKDGKCLTVKEDDIQQMNPPKFDMIEDMAMLTHLNEASVLYNLRRRYSSWMIYTYSGLFCVTVNPYKWLPVYTAPVVAAYKGKRRSEAPPHIYSIADNAYNDMLRNRENQSMLITGESGAGKTVNTKRVIQYFAIVAALGEASSKKGGPATKTGGTLEDQIIEANPAMEAFGNAKTLRNDNSSRFGKFIRIHFGPTGKLASADIDIYLLEKSRVIFQQPGERSYHIYYQIMSQKKPEHLDMLLVSSNPYDYHFCSQGVTTVENLDDGQELMATDHAMDILGFIPEEKYGCYKIVGAIMHFGNMKFKQKQREEQAETDGTESADKASYLMGVSSADLIKGLLHPRVKVGNEYVVKGQNVEQVNYAVGALAKATYDRMFKWLVGRINRTLYTVLPRQFFIGVLDIAGFEIFELNSFEQLCINFTNEKLQQFFNHHMFILEQEEYKREGIEWTFIDFGLDLQACIDLIEKPLGIMSILEEECMFPKATDNSFKAKLFDNHLGKSANFQKPRPDKKRKYEAHFELVHYAGVVPYNIIGWLDKNKDPLNETVVACFQKSASKLLASLYENYVSSDSASETKPVGKEKRKKAASFQTVSQLHKENLNKLMTNLRCTQPHFVRCIIPNETKTPGIMDAFLVLHQLRCNGVLEGIRICRKGFPNRILYADFKQRYRILNPHAIPDDKFVDSRKAAEKLLASLDIDHNQYRFGHTKVFFKAGLLGHLEEMRDERLAKVLTLLQAASRGKLMRMELKKMTERKEALMIIQWNIRAFNTVKNWPWMKLFFKIKPLLRSAATEKELAALKEEFLKLKEALEKSEAKRKELEEKQVSLIQEKNDLSLQLQAEQDNLADAEDRCDLLIKTKIQLEAKVKEMAERLEDEEEMNATILAKKRKLEDECAELKKDIDDLEITLAKVEKEKHATENKVKNLIEEMAALDETILKLTKEKKALQESHQQTLDDLQTEEDKVNTLTKAKAKLEQQVDDLEGSLEQEKKMRMDLERAKRKLEGDLKLAMESVMDLENDKQQLEEKLKKKDFEMNQISSKIEDEQVLIIQLQKKIKELQARIEELEEELEAERSARAKMEKQRCDASKELEELSERLEEAGGATSVQIEMNKKREADFLKLRRDLEEAMLHHEAMTAALRKKHADSVAELSEQIDSLQRVKQKLEKERSEAKMEADDLTSNLEQLAKSKAATEKTCRLYEDQMNESKAKVEELQRQLSDTNTQRARAQAESAELGRKLEERESLVSQLQRTKNSLSQNIEELKKQLDEETKSKNALAHTLQSSRHDCDLLREQYDEEQEGKSELQRALSKANAEVAQWRTKYETDAIQKTEELEEAKKKLATRLQEAEEQVEASNAKCSSLEKTKHRLQSEIEDLVVDLERSNAAAAALDKKQRQFDKILAEWKQKYEECQSELESSQKESRNLSTELFKLKNSYEEALDHLETIKRENKNLQEEISDLNDQISQGSKTIHELEKIKKGLDLEKTEIQAALEEAEGTLEHEESKTLRIQLELNQFKADIDRKLTEKDEEIDNLRRNHQRAIESMQTTLDAEAKSRNEAIRLKKKMEGDLNEMEVQLNHANRSATESQKMVRNLQTQIKDLQIELDETIHQNEELKEQAAVTERRNNLLTAEVEELRSQLEQNERARKLAEFELLETTERVNLLHSQNTSLLNQKKKLESDISTLSTEVDDAVQECRNAEEKAKKAITDAAMMAEELKKEQDTSAHLERMKKNMEQTIKDLQMRLDEAEQIALKGGKKQIQKLESRVRDLENELESEQKKSNEFQKGVRKYERRIKELTYQTEEDRKNMARLQELIDKLQAKVKTYKRQAEEAEEQANTNLTKYKKIQHELDDAEERADIAESQVNKLRTRTRDPGSKASPKLAE, from the exons ATGTCGAGACTGTTGGATATGAAGGAGTTTGGAGAAGCGGCTCCGTTTTTGCGCAAATCCGACCTGGAGATTTTGGCAGCGCAAACCGTGGCGTTTGATG GAAAGAAACGCGCTTGGATACCAGATGAAAAGGACGCGTACATTGAGGTGGAAATCAGGGAGATTGATGGTGACAAAGTCATCGTTGAGACCAAGGACGGGAAG TGTTTAACTGTGAAGGAGGATGACATTCAACAGATGAACCCTCCGAAGTTTGACATGATAGAGGACATGGCCATGCTCACACACCTGAATGAAGCTTCAGTGCTTTATAATCTGCGGAGGCGCTACAGCAGTTGGATGATCTAT ACGTATTCTGGGCTCTTCTGTGTGACCGTGAACCCATACAAATGGCTTCCCGTCTACACGGCCCCTGTAGTGGCTGCCTACAAAGGCAAACGCCGCTCCGAGGCTCCACCTCACATCTATTCCATCGCTGACAATGCCTACAATGACATGTTGCGCA ATCGTGAGAATCAGTCCATGCTAATCAC CGGAGAATCTGGTGCTGGCAAAACAGTAAACACGAAACGTGTAATTCAGTATTTTGCCATAGTAGCGGCTCTGGGTGAGGCATCGTCTAAAAAAGGA ggCCCTGCCACTAAAACAGGG GGTACTTTAGAGGACCAGATTATTGAAGCTAATCCTGCAATGGAGGCTTTTGGAAATGCCAAGACATTGAGGAACGACAACTCGTCCCGTTTT GGTAAGTTCATCAGGATCCATTTCGGACCAACAGGGAAACTGGCTTCGGCTGACATTGATATAT ATCTTCTGGAAAAATCCAGAGTGATATTTCAGCAACCTGGAGAGCGAAGTTACCACATCTATTACCAGATCATGTCACAAAAGAAGCCTGAACATCTTG ACATGCTCCTGGTCTCCTCAAACCCCTACGACTACCATTTTTGCTCCCAAGGAGTGACAACGGTGGAGAATTTGGATGACGGGCAGGAGCTTATGGCTACTGAT CATGCCATGGACATCCTTGGCTTCATTCCGGAAGAAAAGTATGGCTGCTATAAAATAGTAGGGGCCATCATGCACTTTGGGAACATGAAATTCAAACAGAAGCAGAGGGAGGAGCAGGCTGAGACCGATGGCACTGAAA GTGCTGATAAGGCCTCCTATCTGATGGGTGTCAGCTCAGCTGACCTTATAAAGGGTCTTTTGCACCCTAGAGTGAAGGTGGGCAATGAGTATGTGGTTAAAGGACAGAATGTCGAACAG GTTAACTATGCTGTGGGAGCTCTGGCCAAAGCCACTTATGACCGCATGTTCAAGTGGTTGGTGGGGCGTATAAATAGGACGCTCTACACCGTTCTGCCACGCCAGTTCTTTATCGGAGTGCTGGACATCGCCGGCTTTGAGATCTTTGAG CTCAACAGCTTCGAGCAGCTCTGCATCAACTTCACCAATGAGAAACTGCAACAGTTTTTCAACCACCACATGTTCATCCTGGAACAAGAGGAGTACAAACGGGAGGGCATTGAGTGGACCTTTATCGACTTTGGGCTTGACCTCCAAGCCTGCATTGACCTCATTGAAAAG CCCTTAGGAATTATGTCCATCCTTGAAGAGGAGTGCATGTTCCCTAAAGCTACTGACAACAGCTTCAAGGCTAAGCTGTTTGACAATCACCTTGGCAAGTCTGCCAATTTCCAAAAGCCAAGGCCTGACAAGAAGAGAAAATATGAGGCTCATTTTGAGCTAGTGCACTATGCAGGAGTG GTGCCATACAATATTATTGGTTGGTTAGACAAAAACAAAGACCCACTGAATGAAACGGTGGTAGCTTGTTTCCAGAAATCAGCTAGCAAGCTCCTGGCTAGTCTGTATGAGAACTATGTTAGCTCAGACTCAG ccTCTGAAACAAAACCAGTCGGAAAGGAGAAGAGGAAAAAGGCTGCTTCCTTCCAGACAGTGTCACAGCTACACAAG GAGAATCTCAACAAGCTGATGACGAACTTGCGGTGCACTCAGCCCCATTTTGTGCGCTGCATCATCCCCAATGAGACCAAAACACCAG GGATCATGGATGCTTTCCTGGTGCTGCACCAGTTGCGCTGTAATGGAGTCCTGGAGGGCATTCGCATTTGCAGGAAGGGATTTCCTAACAGAATTCTGTATGCTGATTTCAAACAACG GTATCGCATTCTGAATCCTCACGCTATCCCTGATGACAAGTTTGTGGACAGCAGGAAGGCTGCAGAGAAACTTCTGGCTTCACTGGATATCGACCATAATCAGTATAGATTTGGACATACTAAG GTGTTCTTTAAAGCTGGTCTGCTGGGACACCTGGAGGAGATGAGGGACGAGCGTCTGGCTAAAGTTCTAACTCTGCTGCAGGCCGCCAGCCGTGGCAAGCTCATGAGGATGGAGCTGAAGAAGATGACGGAGAGAAA GGAGGCTCTGATGATCATCCAGTGGAATATCCGGGCTTTCAACACCGTGAAGAACTGGCCGTGGATGAAACTCTTCTTCAAAATCAAGCCCCTGCTGAGGAGTGCCGCCACAGAAAAAGAGCTGGCAGCTCTAAAAGAGGAGTTCCTGAAGCTAAAGGAGGCACTAGAGAAATCTGAGGCCAAACGTAAGGAACTGGAAGAGAAACAGGTCAGCCTGATCCAAGAGAAGAATGACCTTTCCCTGCAGCTTCAGGCA GAGCAGGATAACCTGGCAGATGCAGAAGACCGTTGTGACCTGCTCATCAAGACCAAGATTCAACTTGAAGCCAAAGTAAAGGAGATGGCCGAACGCCTGGAAGACGAAGAGGAGATGAACGCCaccattcttgcaaaaaaacgCAAGCTAGAGGATGAGTGTGCTGAGCTAAAAAAGGACATTGATGATCTGGAGATCACATTGGCCAAGGTGGAGAAGGAGAAGCATGCCACTGAAAACAAG GTGAAGAATCTGATAGAGGAGATGGCAGCTTTGGATGAAACTATCCTGAAGCTCACTAAAGAGAAGAAGGCCCTACAGGAGAGTCACCAGCAGACCTTGGATGACTTGCAGACGGAGGAAGACAAGGTCAACACTCTGACTAAGGCCAAAGCCAAGTTGGAGCAACAAGTAGATGAT TTGGAGGGGTCCTTGGAACAGGAGAAGAAAATGCGAATGGACCTGGAACGGGCCAAACGCAAGCTGGAGGGCGATCTGAAGCTGGCCATGGAGTCTGTCATGGACCTTGAAAACGACAAGCAGCAATTAGAGGAAAagctgaaaaa GAAAGATTTTGAAATGAACCAGATCAGTTCGAAAATTGAAGATGAGCAAGTGCTAATCATCCAGCTTCAAAAGAAGATCAAAGAATTGCAG GCTCGTATTGAGGAGCTTGAAGAGGAACTGGAAGCAGAGCGTTCCGCCCGAGCGAAGATGGAGAAACAGCGATGCGACGCATCCAAAGAGCTTGAGGAGCTCAGCGAGCGCCTCGAGGAAGCCGGAGGTGCCACCTCAGTCCAAATCGAGATGAATAAGAAGCGCGAGGCAGATTTTCTCAAACTGCGTCGCGACCTTGAGGAGGCCATGTTGCACCATGAGGCTATGACTGCCGCACTGCGCAAAAAGCATGCGGACAGCGTGGCTGAACTCAGTGAGCAAATTGACAGCCTTCAGCGGGTCAAACAGAAGTTGGAGAAGGAGAGAAGTGAGGCCAAGATGGAGGCAGATGACCTCACCTCCAATTTAGAGCAGCTGGCAAAGAGCAAG GCTGCCACTGAGAAGACATGTCGCCTCTATGAGGACCAGATGAATGAGTCAAAAGCCAAAGTGGAGGAGCTCCAAAGACAACTAAGTGACACCAACACACAGCGAGCCCGGGCTCAAGCTGAAAGCG CTGAGCTGGGCAGAAAGCTGGAGGAACGTGAATCTCTGGTGTCTCAACTGCAGCGCACCAAGAACTCCCTCAGCCAAAACATTGAGGAGCTCAAGAAACAGCTAGATGAAGAAACCAAA TCAAAGAATGCCTTGGCACATACCCTACAATCATCCAGGCATGACTGTGATCTACTGAGGGAGCAGTATGATGAAGAGCAAGAGGGCAAATCTGAGCTGCAGCGCGCACTGTCCAAGGCCAATGCCGAAGTCGCCCAATGGAGGACCAAGTATGAGACAGATGCCATACAGAAGACAGAGGAACTCGAGGAAGCAAA GAAGAAGTTGGCCACGCGCCTCCAAGAGGCTGAGGAACAAGTCGAGGCATCGAATGCGAAGTGCTCCTCACTAGAAAAGACCAAACATCGGCTACAGTCGGAGATTGAGGATCTCGTAGTAGATCTGGAGCGCTCCAATGCAGCCGCCGCTGCCCTGGATAAGAAGCAGAGGCAATTTGACAAGATTCTGGCAGAATGGAAGCAGAAGTACGAGGAGTGTCAGTCTGAGCTGGAGTCTTCACAGAAAGAGTCTCGAAATCTGAGCACAGAGCTGTTTAAGCTCAAGAACTCTTATGAGGAGGCTCTGGACCATCTGGAGACCATCAAAAGGGAGAATAAAAATCTACAGG AGGAGATTTCTGACTTGAATGACCAAATAAGCCAGGGCAGCAAGACCATTCATGAACTTGAGAAGATCAAGAAGGGCTTAGACCTGGAGAAGACGGAAATTCAAGCAGCCCTGGAGGAAGCTGAA GGAACTCTGGAGCACGAGGAGAGTAAGACTCTACGTATACAGCTGGAGCTCAACCAGTTCAAAGCAGACATTGACAGGAAGTTGACTGAGAAAGATGAGGAAATCGACAATCTCCG CCGTAACCATCAGCGTGCCATAGAGTCCATGCAAACCACCCTGGATGCAGAAGCAAAATCCCGTAATGAAGCCATCAGGTTGAAGAAGAAGATGGAGGGCGACCTGAATGAAATGGAGGTTCAGCTGAACCATGCAAATCGCTCGGCCACTGAGTCGCAAAAAATGGTCCGCAACCTGCAAACACAGATTAAG GACCTTCAGATAGAGCTGGATGAGACTATTCACCAAAATGAAGAACTGAAGGAACAGGCTGCCGTTACTGAGCGCAGGAACAACCTCCTGACTGCTGAGGTTGAAGAACTGAGAAGCCAGCTGGAGCAGAACGAGCGTGCCCGCAAACTGGCTGAGTTTGAGCTCCTGGAAACCACGGAGAGGGTCAACCTACTGCATTCCCAG AACACGTCCCTGCTCAATCAAAAGAAAAAGTTGGAAAGTGATATCTCCACGTTGTCTACCGAGGTAGATGATGCTGTGCAGGAGTGCCGAAATGCAGAAGAAAAAGCCAAAAAGGCCATCACTGAT GCTGCCATGATGGCAGAAGAGCTCAAGAAAGAGCAGGACACCAGCGCTCACCTGGAACGAATGAAGAAGAACATGGAGCAGACCATCAAAGATCTGCAGATGCGGCTGGATGAGGCCGAGCAGATCGCTCTAAAAGGAGGCAAGAAACAAATCCAGAAACTGGAAAGCAGG GTGAGAGACCTGGAGAACGAGCTGGAATCTGAGCAGAAGAAAAGCAATGAATTCCAGAAGGGAGTTCGCAAATATGAGCGAAGGATCAAGGAGCTCACCTACCAG ACTGAGGAGGATAGGAAGAACATGGCTCGCCTGCAGGAGCTCATAGACAAGCTGCAGGCCAAAGTTAAGACCTACAAGAGACAAGCAGAGGAGGCT GAGGAACAAGCTAATACCAACTTGACCAAGTACAAGAAGATCCAGCATGAGCTGGATGACGCTGAGGAACGAGCCGACATTGCAGAGTCTCAAGTGAATAAACTACGTACCCGGACCAGAGACCCGGGTAGCAAAGCTAGTCCTAAG CTTGCAGAATGA
- the myh7ba gene encoding myosin, heavy chain 7B, cardiac muscle, beta a isoform X3, which produces MEAFGNAKTLRNDNSSRFGKFIRIHFGPTGKLASADIDIYLLEKSRVIFQQPGERSYHIYYQIMSQKKPEHLDMLLVSSNPYDYHFCSQGVTTVENLDDGQELMATDHAMDILGFIPEEKYGCYKIVGAIMHFGNMKFKQKQREEQAETDGTESADKASYLMGVSSADLIKGLLHPRVKVGNEYVVKGQNVEQVNYAVGALAKATYDRMFKWLVGRINRTLYTVLPRQFFIGVLDIAGFEIFELNSFEQLCINFTNEKLQQFFNHHMFILEQEEYKREGIEWTFIDFGLDLQACIDLIEKPLGIMSILEEECMFPKATDNSFKAKLFDNHLGKSANFQKPRPDKKRKYEAHFELVHYAGVVPYNIIGWLDKNKDPLNETVVACFQKSASKLLASLYENYVSSDSASETKPVGKEKRKKAASFQTVSQLHKENLNKLMTNLRCTQPHFVRCIIPNETKTPGIMDAFLVLHQLRCNGVLEGIRICRKGFPNRILYADFKQRYRILNPHAIPDDKFVDSRKAAEKLLASLDIDHNQYRFGHTKVFFKAGLLGHLEEMRDERLAKVLTLLQAASRGKLMRMELKKMTERKEALMIIQWNIRAFNTVKNWPWMKLFFKIKPLLRSAATEKELAALKEEFLKLKEALEKSEAKRKELEEKQVSLIQEKNDLSLQLQAEQDNLADAEDRCDLLIKTKIQLEAKVKEMAERLEDEEEMNATILAKKRKLEDECAELKKDIDDLEITLAKVEKEKHATENKVKNLIEEMAALDETILKLTKEKKALQESHQQTLDDLQTEEDKVNTLTKAKAKLEQQVDDLEGSLEQEKKMRMDLERAKRKLEGDLKLAMESVMDLENDKQQLEEKLKKKDFEMNQISSKIEDEQVLIIQLQKKIKELQARIEELEEELEAERSARAKMEKQRCDASKELEELSERLEEAGGATSVQIEMNKKREADFLKLRRDLEEAMLHHEAMTAALRKKHADSVAELSEQIDSLQRVKQKLEKERSEAKMEADDLTSNLEQLAKSKAATEKTCRLYEDQMNESKAKVEELQRQLSDTNTQRARAQAESAELGRKLEERESLVSQLQRTKNSLSQNIEELKKQLDEETKSKNALAHTLQSSRHDCDLLREQYDEEQEGKSELQRALSKANAEVAQWRTKYETDAIQKTEELEEAKKKLATRLQEAEEQVEASNAKCSSLEKTKHRLQSEIEDLVVDLERSNAAAAALDKKQRQFDKILAEWKQKYEECQSELESSQKESRNLSTELFKLKNSYEEALDHLETIKRENKNLQEEISDLNDQISQGSKTIHELEKIKKGLDLEKTEIQAALEEAEGTLEHEESKTLRIQLELNQFKADIDRKLTEKDEEIDNLRRNHQRAIESMQTTLDAEAKSRNEAIRLKKKMEGDLNEMEVQLNHANRSATESQKMVRNLQTQIKDLQIELDETIHQNEELKEQAAVTERRNNLLTAEVEELRSQLEQNERARKLAEFELLETTERVNLLHSQNTSLLNQKKKLESDISTLSTEVDDAVQECRNAEEKAKKAITDAAMMAEELKKEQDTSAHLERMKKNMEQTIKDLQMRLDEAEQIALKGGKKQIQKLESRVRDLENELESEQKKSNEFQKGVRKYERRIKELTYQTEEDRKNMARLQELIDKLQAKVKTYKRQAEEAEEQANTNLTKYKKIQHELDDAEERADIAESQVNKLRTRTRDPGSKASPKLAE; this is translated from the exons ATGGAGGCTTTTGGAAATGCCAAGACATTGAGGAACGACAACTCGTCCCGTTTT GGTAAGTTCATCAGGATCCATTTCGGACCAACAGGGAAACTGGCTTCGGCTGACATTGATATAT ATCTTCTGGAAAAATCCAGAGTGATATTTCAGCAACCTGGAGAGCGAAGTTACCACATCTATTACCAGATCATGTCACAAAAGAAGCCTGAACATCTTG ACATGCTCCTGGTCTCCTCAAACCCCTACGACTACCATTTTTGCTCCCAAGGAGTGACAACGGTGGAGAATTTGGATGACGGGCAGGAGCTTATGGCTACTGAT CATGCCATGGACATCCTTGGCTTCATTCCGGAAGAAAAGTATGGCTGCTATAAAATAGTAGGGGCCATCATGCACTTTGGGAACATGAAATTCAAACAGAAGCAGAGGGAGGAGCAGGCTGAGACCGATGGCACTGAAA GTGCTGATAAGGCCTCCTATCTGATGGGTGTCAGCTCAGCTGACCTTATAAAGGGTCTTTTGCACCCTAGAGTGAAGGTGGGCAATGAGTATGTGGTTAAAGGACAGAATGTCGAACAG GTTAACTATGCTGTGGGAGCTCTGGCCAAAGCCACTTATGACCGCATGTTCAAGTGGTTGGTGGGGCGTATAAATAGGACGCTCTACACCGTTCTGCCACGCCAGTTCTTTATCGGAGTGCTGGACATCGCCGGCTTTGAGATCTTTGAG CTCAACAGCTTCGAGCAGCTCTGCATCAACTTCACCAATGAGAAACTGCAACAGTTTTTCAACCACCACATGTTCATCCTGGAACAAGAGGAGTACAAACGGGAGGGCATTGAGTGGACCTTTATCGACTTTGGGCTTGACCTCCAAGCCTGCATTGACCTCATTGAAAAG CCCTTAGGAATTATGTCCATCCTTGAAGAGGAGTGCATGTTCCCTAAAGCTACTGACAACAGCTTCAAGGCTAAGCTGTTTGACAATCACCTTGGCAAGTCTGCCAATTTCCAAAAGCCAAGGCCTGACAAGAAGAGAAAATATGAGGCTCATTTTGAGCTAGTGCACTATGCAGGAGTG GTGCCATACAATATTATTGGTTGGTTAGACAAAAACAAAGACCCACTGAATGAAACGGTGGTAGCTTGTTTCCAGAAATCAGCTAGCAAGCTCCTGGCTAGTCTGTATGAGAACTATGTTAGCTCAGACTCAG ccTCTGAAACAAAACCAGTCGGAAAGGAGAAGAGGAAAAAGGCTGCTTCCTTCCAGACAGTGTCACAGCTACACAAG GAGAATCTCAACAAGCTGATGACGAACTTGCGGTGCACTCAGCCCCATTTTGTGCGCTGCATCATCCCCAATGAGACCAAAACACCAG GGATCATGGATGCTTTCCTGGTGCTGCACCAGTTGCGCTGTAATGGAGTCCTGGAGGGCATTCGCATTTGCAGGAAGGGATTTCCTAACAGAATTCTGTATGCTGATTTCAAACAACG GTATCGCATTCTGAATCCTCACGCTATCCCTGATGACAAGTTTGTGGACAGCAGGAAGGCTGCAGAGAAACTTCTGGCTTCACTGGATATCGACCATAATCAGTATAGATTTGGACATACTAAG GTGTTCTTTAAAGCTGGTCTGCTGGGACACCTGGAGGAGATGAGGGACGAGCGTCTGGCTAAAGTTCTAACTCTGCTGCAGGCCGCCAGCCGTGGCAAGCTCATGAGGATGGAGCTGAAGAAGATGACGGAGAGAAA GGAGGCTCTGATGATCATCCAGTGGAATATCCGGGCTTTCAACACCGTGAAGAACTGGCCGTGGATGAAACTCTTCTTCAAAATCAAGCCCCTGCTGAGGAGTGCCGCCACAGAAAAAGAGCTGGCAGCTCTAAAAGAGGAGTTCCTGAAGCTAAAGGAGGCACTAGAGAAATCTGAGGCCAAACGTAAGGAACTGGAAGAGAAACAGGTCAGCCTGATCCAAGAGAAGAATGACCTTTCCCTGCAGCTTCAGGCA GAGCAGGATAACCTGGCAGATGCAGAAGACCGTTGTGACCTGCTCATCAAGACCAAGATTCAACTTGAAGCCAAAGTAAAGGAGATGGCCGAACGCCTGGAAGACGAAGAGGAGATGAACGCCaccattcttgcaaaaaaacgCAAGCTAGAGGATGAGTGTGCTGAGCTAAAAAAGGACATTGATGATCTGGAGATCACATTGGCCAAGGTGGAGAAGGAGAAGCATGCCACTGAAAACAAG GTGAAGAATCTGATAGAGGAGATGGCAGCTTTGGATGAAACTATCCTGAAGCTCACTAAAGAGAAGAAGGCCCTACAGGAGAGTCACCAGCAGACCTTGGATGACTTGCAGACGGAGGAAGACAAGGTCAACACTCTGACTAAGGCCAAAGCCAAGTTGGAGCAACAAGTAGATGAT TTGGAGGGGTCCTTGGAACAGGAGAAGAAAATGCGAATGGACCTGGAACGGGCCAAACGCAAGCTGGAGGGCGATCTGAAGCTGGCCATGGAGTCTGTCATGGACCTTGAAAACGACAAGCAGCAATTAGAGGAAAagctgaaaaa GAAAGATTTTGAAATGAACCAGATCAGTTCGAAAATTGAAGATGAGCAAGTGCTAATCATCCAGCTTCAAAAGAAGATCAAAGAATTGCAG GCTCGTATTGAGGAGCTTGAAGAGGAACTGGAAGCAGAGCGTTCCGCCCGAGCGAAGATGGAGAAACAGCGATGCGACGCATCCAAAGAGCTTGAGGAGCTCAGCGAGCGCCTCGAGGAAGCCGGAGGTGCCACCTCAGTCCAAATCGAGATGAATAAGAAGCGCGAGGCAGATTTTCTCAAACTGCGTCGCGACCTTGAGGAGGCCATGTTGCACCATGAGGCTATGACTGCCGCACTGCGCAAAAAGCATGCGGACAGCGTGGCTGAACTCAGTGAGCAAATTGACAGCCTTCAGCGGGTCAAACAGAAGTTGGAGAAGGAGAGAAGTGAGGCCAAGATGGAGGCAGATGACCTCACCTCCAATTTAGAGCAGCTGGCAAAGAGCAAG GCTGCCACTGAGAAGACATGTCGCCTCTATGAGGACCAGATGAATGAGTCAAAAGCCAAAGTGGAGGAGCTCCAAAGACAACTAAGTGACACCAACACACAGCGAGCCCGGGCTCAAGCTGAAAGCG CTGAGCTGGGCAGAAAGCTGGAGGAACGTGAATCTCTGGTGTCTCAACTGCAGCGCACCAAGAACTCCCTCAGCCAAAACATTGAGGAGCTCAAGAAACAGCTAGATGAAGAAACCAAA TCAAAGAATGCCTTGGCACATACCCTACAATCATCCAGGCATGACTGTGATCTACTGAGGGAGCAGTATGATGAAGAGCAAGAGGGCAAATCTGAGCTGCAGCGCGCACTGTCCAAGGCCAATGCCGAAGTCGCCCAATGGAGGACCAAGTATGAGACAGATGCCATACAGAAGACAGAGGAACTCGAGGAAGCAAA GAAGAAGTTGGCCACGCGCCTCCAAGAGGCTGAGGAACAAGTCGAGGCATCGAATGCGAAGTGCTCCTCACTAGAAAAGACCAAACATCGGCTACAGTCGGAGATTGAGGATCTCGTAGTAGATCTGGAGCGCTCCAATGCAGCCGCCGCTGCCCTGGATAAGAAGCAGAGGCAATTTGACAAGATTCTGGCAGAATGGAAGCAGAAGTACGAGGAGTGTCAGTCTGAGCTGGAGTCTTCACAGAAAGAGTCTCGAAATCTGAGCACAGAGCTGTTTAAGCTCAAGAACTCTTATGAGGAGGCTCTGGACCATCTGGAGACCATCAAAAGGGAGAATAAAAATCTACAGG AGGAGATTTCTGACTTGAATGACCAAATAAGCCAGGGCAGCAAGACCATTCATGAACTTGAGAAGATCAAGAAGGGCTTAGACCTGGAGAAGACGGAAATTCAAGCAGCCCTGGAGGAAGCTGAA GGAACTCTGGAGCACGAGGAGAGTAAGACTCTACGTATACAGCTGGAGCTCAACCAGTTCAAAGCAGACATTGACAGGAAGTTGACTGAGAAAGATGAGGAAATCGACAATCTCCG CCGTAACCATCAGCGTGCCATAGAGTCCATGCAAACCACCCTGGATGCAGAAGCAAAATCCCGTAATGAAGCCATCAGGTTGAAGAAGAAGATGGAGGGCGACCTGAATGAAATGGAGGTTCAGCTGAACCATGCAAATCGCTCGGCCACTGAGTCGCAAAAAATGGTCCGCAACCTGCAAACACAGATTAAG GACCTTCAGATAGAGCTGGATGAGACTATTCACCAAAATGAAGAACTGAAGGAACAGGCTGCCGTTACTGAGCGCAGGAACAACCTCCTGACTGCTGAGGTTGAAGAACTGAGAAGCCAGCTGGAGCAGAACGAGCGTGCCCGCAAACTGGCTGAGTTTGAGCTCCTGGAAACCACGGAGAGGGTCAACCTACTGCATTCCCAG AACACGTCCCTGCTCAATCAAAAGAAAAAGTTGGAAAGTGATATCTCCACGTTGTCTACCGAGGTAGATGATGCTGTGCAGGAGTGCCGAAATGCAGAAGAAAAAGCCAAAAAGGCCATCACTGAT GCTGCCATGATGGCAGAAGAGCTCAAGAAAGAGCAGGACACCAGCGCTCACCTGGAACGAATGAAGAAGAACATGGAGCAGACCATCAAAGATCTGCAGATGCGGCTGGATGAGGCCGAGCAGATCGCTCTAAAAGGAGGCAAGAAACAAATCCAGAAACTGGAAAGCAGG GTGAGAGACCTGGAGAACGAGCTGGAATCTGAGCAGAAGAAAAGCAATGAATTCCAGAAGGGAGTTCGCAAATATGAGCGAAGGATCAAGGAGCTCACCTACCAG ACTGAGGAGGATAGGAAGAACATGGCTCGCCTGCAGGAGCTCATAGACAAGCTGCAGGCCAAAGTTAAGACCTACAAGAGACAAGCAGAGGAGGCT GAGGAACAAGCTAATACCAACTTGACCAAGTACAAGAAGATCCAGCATGAGCTGGATGACGCTGAGGAACGAGCCGACATTGCAGAGTCTCAAGTGAATAAACTACGTACCCGGACCAGAGACCCGGGTAGCAAAGCTAGTCCTAAG CTTGCAGAATGA